The DNA segment TCTCTTCTAGGGTTTATCACAGATGCTCAAAGTTTCTTCTAGGGTTCACCACAGATCAGTGAAGAAGACTATTCCTGAAGAATTGCGTGATCATTGGGTTTATTATTGCGTGATCATTGGGTTTATTATGTTTTACAATAAATCTCAGGGTTTTCTTTTCAGCTTCAGATACAGAACTGAGCTTCAATATTTCAGTTTTCATTTCAgaggaaaataaaaaatgaaggaGAACAAGGTAAAATATTCTAATGATCCTAGTTACTTGTCATCATTATCAATTTTAGGTTCTAATGTCGATGTCTGACTGTTGATTTTGATGCAATTACCATTAAAATCTCTGCTTGTATTGAAATCAGTATCAAAACGATGGGTGTCAAATATTTCCTTCATGATACTAGCTTGATAACACCACGGTTATGTCTTTTTTGATGGAGATATCAATAGTTCTGTCCATTTTTAAAAACCCTCACTTTTGTGAATGAGAGGtcaaaaaaacacaaatttataCAGATTGTAACTTTGTAATTGTAGAATTAGGAATTGGGGTTCTAAGTGTGTCGTTTAAAATCCATCCACCAAAGATTGCAGAATCTTGCCGGTGGAGAAAACAAAGATGGGTTTACTTTCATCTCTAATGTTAGTTTTGCATTTGGTCCATTAGAATCACCGTATTACAAATTTTACATTATACTGATTGATAAGTGACTGGGGATGTTTTCCGCAGGCTTGTAAAGGACAGCAAGAAGTGGTTTATGCTGGAAAAGATTGATTCGTCTGAAGTGTATTGGGGTCATTTATATGTGGTTCCGGTTTCTGGTGAGGTAGGTAGTCGTATTGGGAAGGAAATCATGGAAATGGGCATTGAGTATAAGGGTTGGAATGTGTAGTACAAGGTGAATCTGGAAGGAATGGAAGTTTCCTCCTTTTGGTTTCAGTTGGTATCTGTTGGCGAAGGAGATGCAAACTCACCCAAGTTGGTTTATGCTGTTTCATCATTATTAAAAGTTGGTTAAGTTATCATGGATTGGCTCATTTACAGTTCGTACATATATCGAATTACTCACTTGTGTGTGATTCAGTATCTGAATAGATCCTTAATTTTCTGATCTTTGATTGCAAGTTTAAGTTCAGCATAGTTTAAAAAGGTTAAAATGAAAGAATTTCCTCATAGGTACAGAGAGAAGAACAGATCATTCATCGGCAAACAGAAATTTTAGTCATGGAATCTCAAGAACTTAGTTGAGGCAAAACTCAAGAGAAAACTTATGGATGTGCTATTCTAAAAGTTGCATCTTCGGATGCTGTCTGGAAGGGACTTAAATTTATTTCCATGGAGTTGGATTTTCTATCGATGATTGCAATGTAATAGTTGTTGATGAAGAAGCAGAAGAGTCACCAAAATGAGCTGAAGAAGTTTTATGATAAGTATACCGAATTTATCACATGTGTTTGATTTTTCTCGTCAGAAGATCTGGCTTTTGTGattttcatattatcgatgaTTTGGTAGCTACTTATGGTCCTGTTCGTGGTGTTCCGTACTTCAATTCTGCTAGCCACTTTCCTGTAAAAGAATTCCCAAGACTAAGCgtagaaaaaatcaaaattatactACTTATAAAATCCACTGAAGGTTTTTTCAAAGGATCTTTGGTTTGGGTATTGTATTTAGAAAGAGCCGAGATGGCTAAGAATCCAactgggaagaaactttttgtggtTATGGCGTCTAAAGAAAGTAATTTGTGCCTGGCTACTGATGTTAATTTCTTCTGCTATTGCTCTACATTGCTGGAAAAGTTGATCCTGAAATTTGTATGGTAAATACTCATGTGGATCTATATTGCTGATTTTACTCCTGACGTTGATCCCAGCTTCACTCGGTAAATACCTATCCTTGAGCTTATTAGTGGTATTTTCATCGTTTGCATTTTGGGTCTGTATGTAGTGCGCATATGATGTTGTTTGCATAGTATCATACCAAAGAAGGCATGGCATGGCATGGTTTTTGAATCCATGAAGCTACTATTTGTATCCATGATGTTTTGTAATTATCAATTATCAATACGACCATTCACCCTTCGTTTAATGGAACTTACCTAGATATAAAAATACCAAATGTATTCAAATCAACAGCAGCATGTAAGAAGTTTGTTAATTTGTTTGTGTTCAATATGTCAAGGCAGATAACATCTAAAGTTTCATTAAATTCCAGGCATATTTTGAGCATTTCATTTATACTCCCCAGTCATCCTTTATCATTGTTTCCCTGGAGGTTCAACGCATTATAGTTCGTGGAATATAGGTTTCATTTGCCTAGCAGAACACAGCTTGCCTGTCTAATGTATAGTCGACCTGGAAAGACTGAAATATTCAGAGTTAGATTATGAGTTATTACCTTACTTATGATATAATATCTGTTGACGAAGACAAAGTTTCACCCAAAATTGTTAATGCTGTTACATTATAATCAAGTTGCTATCTCGTTTGTGTAATGAAAATGAATCCAATAAATTTTCTGACATACTCGCATTACAATATTACATGGAAGATTTATGGGGACATTCATTCAACATCCTTAATTTGTGACTATTTGATTGCTTTCTTGTTTTTGCAACTTGCAATTTCAAGTTTATCAATATCTTCAACTTTTTAGAGTTGATAAATTAGTATATGCTTGTAGGTACAACAAGAACAGATTTTGCATAAAGAAGATTTCAAGGTTTTTCTGAATGACAGCATTGAGAGGTATGTTATTTGCTTCTTTGCAGGATTATTTTTATGTATACCTGTGAAAGCCTTTAGaggctttttctttttctttttttttttacaaatttgTAGTTTTAAATCTCATTGAGCACATTTTGGCAATGTTTCAATTTTTAAGCATAAAACCAAGTCAGTTCTGATATTGCAGTTAGAGAAACCGTTAAATTCGAGAAAGGTTATTTATCTTTTACATTGTTAAAATTTATCAGGACTTCTTTGTTTGTCTGTTTCTTTGTCTGTTCAATTAGTTAAAGTTCAATTCCTTGGCTAGCTTTGTCTGAATTTGTTTGCAATATTTGGGCTTGCACTGGTACTTTTAGTTCAGAGGGTGACTCAGATTAGGTTATTCTGATCCATCTTTAAATCCATCATGTTTGTGAGTCTCATTTGTAGCAACTTAAAGGGCTAAACAGAGCCATCTTGCTTCTGATTGTAGCTGCTAGCTTAACTTAAAAGCTTTAGAAATTTGGATAATTTGATCTTTTTGCTTGAAATCGTTCGGATAAATAATCAACCTTCGATTTAAGTATAAAGAAAGACCCTCAGCGCATCCAATTATGAACACCCTGTATCAGCTGCATATGTACAGAGGTGCGCACACATAGTTGTGTAAAAACTCCTTAATTCTACTTAGGGCCTAAAGGAGATGATGTTGTGCTTTATGACTTGAAAGCTTCATAAAACCCAACAGTTCGGTTCGTGAAAAATCCCACAAGACACAGCCATGTGGCCCCCTCACAGAGACTAGCAGGGGGGGAACTTTACCCAACCAAGAATTGTGTCTTGCGGGATTTTCTGCCCTGACATCCAGTCATTGTGagtttaaaattttcttttttactCACTTTACAGCTAATTTGGTTGCCATGATGCAAGTCTATGTGTTAGGTCTAGGCTTTGTTTTGTATTGTTAATAGTACTGCAAAATCGTATGCAATTAATGAAATTTTCTGCTTTGctactttgtttttgttttcttacatTGAGTGAGTCTAACAACAAATAGttacacatcaagtgttttcctTGATGAGTTTTCATAGCTCTGGTTTTAGGAAGTCTACCTTAGAAAAGTAGTGTTAGAATAAACATAGTCACAGACGCTGCTGAAACTTGTCTAAAAGCTAGCATTGTCTAGACTCTCGCAGAACAGGAGAATGGTATGACGACAAAAATCATTTCTGGAACCATTTCCATTGTGATCTTAGGTGTGCTTTATTTTAATTTTGTGATGATATGATTTTCTTTCAAAGCTAGAACTCTTTTCTTTCCATGGAAAAGTGAAGATTATGTCAGTGTGAACTCTCAGAGTTGCATCTTTTTAATGTTTGGTCATTGATAATATATTGGTCAAATATTGGCCAGAGCCCGAATTTTGGTCGCGATCGGTCACGCAACCTAATTTGCAGGTGCACTACCAGATATTTTGGTTGCTACGTCTTTTTTTTTCATGAAAATGAATTTGGTTGCCATTAAGTAAAATGAATTTATATTCCCTATTATAACTGGGGCCGGGCAACTTAATTCCGGACGACCTCATGAGATCAACTTCTATTGTCATTGAATTTTAACCTCTATTAGATTCAATGCATTCATGCTAAATCTCTTTCGTTTTTGAACTGCATATATTCatgttttcatttatttattttatttctaaaGTTTACTCAGTTAAGGTTCACACTATAATTTCTTCCTCCACTGATTTTACAATTCCCCGTATCAGTATAGAGTCTCATCATTACGTTATTCTAATTCTGTCCTTCTGGGGGTAGCAGAGAAACTATCCTCAGCTTAAAAGCATCTAGGATTCTGCTAGCTAGGTGTGGTTTTGAAATATCCACCAGAAATAAGGATTTGCTCTTAGTTGTTGGTCGGAAAGTTCTTCAATCCATCAATTTAAGATAAATGGGTTGAATACAAAAGAATCTCTAGGTGGTTTTTGCCGGTGACGGTAAAGACAAATATCTGTGGTCGAGAAAACCTCTGATTCTATCAGATGTGGGGTAACGTTGGTGAATTGCATGAAAAATTCCAGCAACTATAATCAATCTTGATCTCCTTTTTCGGTGAATGgctaaacaaaaaataaaaataaaaaaaggagaCGGAGTGTTAACACTTGTGGTAGGTATTTCAGATAAGCTGGCACAAGTGGATATTGTATTCCCTCCCTATTTATTAAACCTTATCTCCTTGTAGGCTCACTCAGGTTAAGAAAATACTTGGTTTCAATTTTATTGATAGATTTTTAGGATATAAAATTAGGATTTGAAGCTTACCCAAGTACTTGTCCTTTACTCATTATACTCTTTGGCTTCTTTTGATAGTATGTCAATGATCACTAGTTCCATTCTGGAAGGAATTTACTTTTCCTGAAAAACCCCTTCAATCTAAAAGCATTAAGGTTCTCCGGCTGGTCTTATGTCACTCCTTTTTGATGCTCTGTCCTGTAAATATAAGGTGGTGTATTAGTTTTCAATCCAAATTTGTTTAGGCTTTTGTTGATATTCTGCAGTTTTAGTACAAATGATTTCACAACTTTCAGCTGGTTTTCGATGGGGGCGGTGGGTTGACGACATCGCAGATGGTGAGAATAAAGTCATGGGAGTGTACGTCTCTGTGGTGGTTGTGGTTCTAATCACTTGTGTTTATGTAGTAATTGTTAAGTCCCAAAGGAGGAACGGAAGGGAATTGCGACTTCCACCGGGTCCTAGAGGGTTACCCTTGATCGGAAACCTTCTTTCGTTAGAACCTAATCTCCATGTATACTTCGAAAAGTTATCCAAAATATATGGACCGATTATCAAACTTCAGTTTGGCAGGAAGTGTGTAATTGTGGTGAGTTCTTCTTCACTAGCAAAGGAAATTCTTAGAGATCAAGATGTTAACTTTGCTGGTAGGGATAGACCAGTAGCATTGTTAGCTTTGACCTATGGGTGGAGTGATATTATATGGGGTCACAGTGATCAAGAATGGCGAAAACTTCGAAAAATATGCAACCAAGAACTATTGAGTAACACAAGTCTTGATTCTTGTTATGCTTTGCGTCGAAAAGAGGTTAGACGAATGGTGAAGGATGTGTATGGTATGATCAATACACCTATAAATGTTGGTGAACAAGTGTTTGTAACAATCCTTAACGTGGTATTGAGCATGTTATGGGGTGCTACAATTCATGGGGAGGAAAGGATTAATGTTGGGATAGAGTTCCAGCGGATAGTGACTGGGATGAATGAGCTGGTTCTCAAACCCAATATTTCAGATTTTTTTCCAATTCTTGCAAGATTCGATTTACAAGGATTTGATAAGGAGGCAAACAAGCTTGTACGGGAGATGGATCAGATATTTCATTCCGTCATTGATCAACACTTGAAATTAGATAAGGAGAATAATGAACACAGAGAGAAAAGTGGCAAGGATTTCTTACAGTTTCTTTTGGAGCTCATGGAGAAGCAGGATTCTAAAACACGAATAACTATTATCCAGCTTAAGGCCTTGCTCCTGgtatatattcttcttcttttagcTATCATTTTTAACTTTACTAAATTATTGGATAAAAGAgttgcttagtttttttttttcgttaTGGCGCATTTAGAACGGAAAATATATCTTATCAACTTAACAGTCATAAGGTTCACTTTTGCGCCCGAGTTCTGACCTAGTTTAACCCTTAATTTCAAGCTTTGAgtggtatggtattctctttaCCTGATTTAAGATGGAATTATCTAATATATGATGATAATATGTAAACAGGATGTTGTTGCAGCTGGGGCTGACACTTCAATCACTACGGTAGAGTGGGCGATGACTGAGATGATGCATAATCCAGAAGTTATAAGAAGGGCTCAGGAGGAGTTAGACCAAGTGATAGGCATTCACAATGTGGTAGAAGAATCTCACATGAGTAAGTTGCATTAC comes from the Papaver somniferum cultivar HN1 unplaced genomic scaffold, ASM357369v1 unplaced-scaffold_102, whole genome shotgun sequence genome and includes:
- the LOC113327515 gene encoding cytochrome P450 76C4-like isoform X2 yields the protein MTALRAGFRWGRWVDDIADGENKVMGVYVSVVVVVLITCVYVVIVKSQRRNGRELRLPPGPRGLPLIGNLLSLEPNLHVYFEKLSKIYGPIIKLQFGRKCVIVVSSSSLAKEILRDQDVNFAGRDRPVALLALTYGWSDIIWGHSDQEWRKLRKICNQELLSNTSLDSCYALRRKEVRRMVKDVYGMINTPINVGEQVFVTILNVVLSMLWGATIHGEERINVGIEFQRIVTGMNELVLKPNISDFFPILARFDLQGFDKEANKLVREMDQIFHSVIDQHLKLDKENNEHREKSGKDFLQFLLELMEKQDSKTRITIIQLKALLLDVVAAGADTSITTVEWAMTEMMHNPEVIRRAQEELDQVIGIHNVVEESHMSKLHYLNAVVKETLRLHPGAPLLVPHCSIASSIVGGYTVPKGSRIFVSAWAIHRDPEAWTDPLRFQPERFLGSDDDPLKKYDYRGNNFDYIPFGSGRRVCVGINLAERMVIYVLASLLHSFDWKLPEGTKLDYKDTFGIVLRKTTPLSAIPTLRLSNLHLYEENMPC
- the LOC113327515 gene encoding cytochrome P450 76C4-like isoform X1, producing the protein MTALRVLVQMISQLSAGFRWGRWVDDIADGENKVMGVYVSVVVVVLITCVYVVIVKSQRRNGRELRLPPGPRGLPLIGNLLSLEPNLHVYFEKLSKIYGPIIKLQFGRKCVIVVSSSSLAKEILRDQDVNFAGRDRPVALLALTYGWSDIIWGHSDQEWRKLRKICNQELLSNTSLDSCYALRRKEVRRMVKDVYGMINTPINVGEQVFVTILNVVLSMLWGATIHGEERINVGIEFQRIVTGMNELVLKPNISDFFPILARFDLQGFDKEANKLVREMDQIFHSVIDQHLKLDKENNEHREKSGKDFLQFLLELMEKQDSKTRITIIQLKALLLDVVAAGADTSITTVEWAMTEMMHNPEVIRRAQEELDQVIGIHNVVEESHMSKLHYLNAVVKETLRLHPGAPLLVPHCSIASSIVGGYTVPKGSRIFVSAWAIHRDPEAWTDPLRFQPERFLGSDDDPLKKYDYRGNNFDYIPFGSGRRVCVGINLAERMVIYVLASLLHSFDWKLPEGTKLDYKDTFGIVLRKTTPLSAIPTLRLSNLHLYEENMPC